One stretch of Harmonia axyridis chromosome 1, icHarAxyr1.1, whole genome shotgun sequence DNA includes these proteins:
- the LOC123670587 gene encoding uncharacterized protein LOC123670587, with translation MFPIENVLFFVGNGKSSECTCSSIHDNGALYNSTFLVFCFFGIIFNWMSLLILIDKEHKLAVFTYLTVYTAMDLLHTIILCLYVIVYIYLRDTSLFRLVELLENFCTEVLNTIRIIAMLSITLDRIVHLEMILGLRNSKKHSSQKRARVVMIITFVLCICANLPNLLMYKCGDVFLDPDISFLHSQFYFSYNWIYFPLFYLIPSFFLIIGNMVLIILLRRALQREHLKGKATRRKNFTLTITATVIILTFVVVQIPGYIAVRSHFISMAPSNMDANELKMVDFIIQIFRFVPALNSLANLFIYILLCPPFKRTLAKTLMDQRKKFGFRSSVIVGV, from the exons atgtttccaATCGAAAACGTTTTATTTTTTGTAGGAAATGGAAAATCATCGGAATGTACTTGTTCTTCAATTCATGATAATG GTGCCCTTTACAATAGCacgtttttggttttttgtttttttggtaTAATTTTTAATTGGATGTCTTTGCTGATTTTGATAGATAAGGAACATAAATTAGCAGTGTTTACTTATTTGACAG tttatacTGCGATGGATTTGCTGCACACCATAATCCTGTGTCTCTATGTCATAGTTTACATTTATTTGAGAGACACATCATTATTCAGGTTGGTTGAATTATTAGAAAACTTTTGCACTGAGGTACTGAATACAATAAGAATCATAGCGATGCTTTCCATCACATTAG atcgtATAGTTCATCTGGAGATGATACTTGGGCTACGCAATTCAAAAAAGCATAGTTCCCAAAAGCGAGCAAGAGTGGTGATGATTATCACTTTCGTGCTGTGTATTTGTGCCAATTTACCGAACTTGTTGATGTACAAATGCGGGGATGTATTTTTGGACCCAGATATCTCTTTTTTGCATTCTCA attttatttttcctacaactggaTTTACTTCCCTTTATTTTATCTCATACCTAGCTTTTTTCTTATAATTGGAAACATGGTGTTGATAATATTGCTCAGGCGTGCTCTGCAGAGAGAACATCTTAAAGGCAAAGCGACAAGGAGG aagaacTTCACACTCACTATAACAGCCACCGTTATTATTTTAACTTTTGTGGTTGTCCAAATTCCAGGTTACATCGCGGTGAGATCTCACTTTATCAGCATGGCACCCTCAAATATGGATGCAAATGAGTTGAAGATGGTGGATTTTATTATTCAGATTTTCCGTTTTGTTCCGGCATTAAACAGCCTAGccaatttatttatatacatcCTCTTGTGTCCCCCTTTCAAAAGGACCCTGGCAAAAACTTTGATGGATCAGAGAAAGAAGTTTGGTTTTAGGTCAAGTGTCATAGTTGGAGTGTAA
- the LOC123681273 gene encoding proteasome subunit beta type-2-like, protein MECLIGIRCRDFVMLAADMTNAHSIMVMKTDENKLFKLSNKLALAVSGEQGDCVQFAEYIAKNIQLYKMRNTYELSPKEAANFTRRTMAETLRSRSPYHVNLLMGGYDDEKGTQLFYMDYLASCSSLDYAAHGYGGYFSIAILDRNYKENMTKEEAYDLMKKCVQEVHKRLIINLPNFKVQIINQNGIQDLPNITPNN, encoded by the exons ATGGAATGTCTTATAGGAATAAGATGTAGAGATTTTGTCATGCTAGCTGCTGATATGACTAATGCTCATAGCATTATGGTAATGAAGACAG atgaaaataaattgttcaAACTATCGAACAAATTGGCATTAGCAGTATCGGGAGAACAAGGAGACTGTGTTCAATTCGCAGAATATATAGCTAAAAATATTCAGCTCTACAAAATGAGAAATACTTATGAACTGAGTCCCAAAGAAGCTGCTAATTTCACACGTAGAACAATGGCAGAAACCCTGAGAAGCAGG AGTCCCTATCATGTTAATCTACTAATGGGAGGATATGATGACGAAAAAGGAACTCAACTTTTCTATATGGATTATCTTGCATCCTGCTCTTCCTTGGATTATGCTGCTCATGGGTATGGTGGCTATTTCTCTATAGCAATTTTGGATAGGAACTATAAAGAAAATATGACCAAGGAAGAAGCCTATgatctaatgaagaagtgtGTACAGGAAGTTCATAAAAGGTTAATCATTAACTTGCCCAACTTCAAGGTCCAAATTATCAATCAAAATGGAATTCAGGATTTACCTAATATCACCCCAAACAACTAA
- the LOC123681261 gene encoding proteasome subunit beta type-2-like, whose product MECLIGIRCRDFVMLAADMTNAHSIMVMKTDENKLFKLSNKLALAVSGEQGDCVQFAEYIAKNIQLYKMRNTHELSPKEAANFTRRTMAETLRSRSPYHVNLLMGGYDDEKGTQLFYMDYLASCSSLDYAAHGYGGYFSIAILDRNYKENMTKEEAYDLMKKCVQEVHKRLIINLPNFKVQIINQNGIQDLPNITPNNHSLKRKTKTYFHATCFAYFVGLMATIFVMHIFKHAQPALLYLVPACLGTPILLAIVKGDLKTLFKYEDTPENEKSEQDDKQVKSEVKKVK is encoded by the exons ATGGAATGTCTTATAGGAATAAGATGTAGAGATTTTGTCATGCTAGCTGCTGATATGACTAATGCTCATAGCATTATGGTAATGAAGACAG atgaaaataaattgttcaAACTATCGAACAAATTGGCATTAGCAGTATCGGGAGAACAAGGAGACTGTGTTCAATTCGCAGAATATATAGCTAAAAATATTCAGCTCTACAAAATGAGAAATACTCATGAACTGAGTCCCAAAGAAGCTGCTAATTTCACACGTAGAACAATGGCAGAAACCCTGAGAAGCAGG AGTCCCTATCATGTTAATCTACTAATGGGAGGATATGATGACGAAAAAGGAACTCAACTTTTCTATATGGATTATCTTGCATCCTGCTCTTCCTTGGATTATGCTGCTCATGGGTATGGTGGCTATTTCTCTATAGCAATTTTGGATAGGAACTATAAAGAAAATATGACCAAGGAAGAAGCCTATgatctaatgaagaagtgtGTACAGGAAGTTCATAAAAGGTTAATCATTAACTTGCCCAACTTCAAGGTCCAAATTATCAATCAAAATGGAATTCAGGATTTACCTAATATCACCCCAAACAACCATAGTCTGAAGCGCAAGACAAAAACATATTTCCATGCCACCTGTTTCGCCTATTTTGTGGGATTAATGGCAACCATATTTGTAATGCACATTTTCAAGCATGCACAACCTGCCTTATTATATTTAGTACCAGCTTGTCTTGGAACGCCCATATTACTTGCGATTGTTAAAGGTGACCTGAAGACATTATTCAA ATATGAAGATACACCTGAGAATGAAAAGTCTGAACAAGATGATAAACAAGTAAAATCTGAagtgaaaaaagtaaaataa